In Williamwhitmania sp., one genomic interval encodes:
- a CDS encoding Bro-N domain-containing protein: MTKETAIKLFEQKQIRSVWKEEDEQWYFSIIDVIEVLTGTDRPRKYWSDLKAKLQKEGSELSEKIGQLKLAAEDGKMRLTDVADTEQLFRLIQSIPSPKAEPFKMWLAQVGSERIDEIEDPELGIDRLMETYLRKGYSKEWINQRLKSIEVRKELTDEWENRGVQKGQEFAILTDEITKAWSSYTTKQYKNLKNLKKENLRDHMSNLELVLNMLAEATTTVISKEKNPKTFDDNRKIAKQGGTIAGNTRREIEEKTGKRVVTSHNAKQLDKNKNKEIDDK, encoded by the coding sequence ATGACAAAAGAAACCGCCATAAAATTATTCGAACAAAAGCAAATACGCTCAGTCTGGAAAGAAGAAGATGAGCAATGGTATTTTTCAATAATTGATGTAATTGAGGTTTTAACAGGAACCGACCGACCGCGCAAATATTGGAGCGATCTTAAAGCTAAGCTGCAAAAAGAAGGAAGCGAACTGTCCGAAAAAATCGGACAGTTGAAATTAGCTGCCGAAGATGGTAAAATGCGATTAACAGATGTTGCGGATACCGAGCAGCTGTTTAGGTTAATTCAAAGTATTCCGTCGCCCAAAGCCGAACCCTTTAAAATGTGGCTTGCCCAAGTTGGCAGTGAGCGTATCGACGAAATTGAAGACCCTGAATTGGGCATTGACCGATTAATGGAGACATATTTGCGAAAAGGATACAGCAAAGAATGGATAAACCAGCGTTTGAAAAGTATCGAGGTAAGAAAGGAGTTAACCGATGAATGGGAAAACCGGGGTGTACAAAAGGGACAGGAGTTTGCAATCCTGACTGATGAAATTACAAAGGCATGGAGTAGCTATACAACCAAGCAATATAAAAACCTAAAGAATTTAAAAAAAGAGAATCTTCGTGACCACATGTCAAATTTGGAACTGGTGCTTAATATGCTTGCCGAGGCCACAACAACCGTGATTTCTAAAGAGAAAAACCCCAAAACTTTTGATGACAATAGGAAAATAGCAAAACAAGGTGGAACAATTGCCGGAAATACAAGACGCGAGATTGAAGAAAAAACTGGAAAAAGGGTTGTAACAAGCCATAATGCAAAACAACTCGATAAAAACAAGAATAAAGAAATTGATGATAAATGA